From Streptomyces sp. SCSIO 75703:
GGCCGGTGCGGCGGGTGGTGTCGGTGGTGCCGGTGTGGCGGTGGCCGGGGCCGCGGTCAGGGAGGGGGCGGCGAGGCCCGCCAGGACGGCGGCCGTGGCGAGGGCCACCGCCCTCCGGCGCCGGATGCGTATCGCGAGCATGTGGGGTGTCCGATCTACGCGGGTTGACAGTGCGTCGATCGTGGCATGCACATGCGGTGCGTCAGGTGGACACCGCGTGACGATGACGTGACAAAACGCCAGGCCCGGTGAACGGAGGGGACGTCGGGCCGCCGGGGCGGGGGAGGCGGCCGAGCCCCGGGAGGCGGCCGGGGACCGGTGCGCCGGGACCCGGCTCCTCGGGTCCAGGAGGGTGACCGGACCGGTCACCCGTTCCCCGGAAGCCCGGCCCGGCGCGCCCGCCCGCTCCCGCTCACCGGCCCCGGGACATCCGCCGCCGGGCCCGGCCCCCGCGGCCCCCGGCAGGCCCCCTGCCGTCGGCGCCGGGCGGGGCGTGGACCGGTCCGGGCGGCTGCGCCGGCCTCCTGCGTACGTCCGGTCCGGTGAGGTGTCGCCACCGAGGGTGACGGCGGGATGAAAAGCCGCCGCGTCCGTGTTGGGGCAACCGGAAGATCAGGGACGATCGGAGGGCACCGGCGTGGTAGCGCAACCGGGATGGGTACGGCGGCTGGCGGGCTACGCCTGGCGAAACCCCAAGGACGTCGTCCTCGCCCTCGGCGCCTCCCTGGCCGGCATGGCCGTCATGGCCCTGGTCCCCCTGATCACCAAGGTGATCATCGACGACGTGATCGGCGGCGACCGCTCCATGGCCGTCTGGGCCGGACTGCTCGGCGCCGCCGCCGCGGCCGTCTACGTCCTCACGTACATCCGCCGCTACTACGGCGGCCGGCTCGCCCTCGACGTCCAGCACGACCTGCGCACCGACATGTACGGGACGATCACCCGGCTCGACGGACGGCGGCAGGACGAGCTGTCCACCGGGCAGGTCGTCGGGCGGGCCACCAGCGACCTCCAGCTCATCCAGGGCCTGCTCTTCATGCTCCCGATGACCATCGGGAACGTCCTGCTGTTCCTCATCTCCCTGGTGATCATGGCGTGGCTCTCCCCGCCGCTCACCCTCGTCGCCCTCGGCGTCGCCCCCGCCCTGTGGTTCATCGCCCGCCGCAGCCGCTCCCGCCTGCACCCCGCCACCTGGTACGCCCAGGCCCAGGCAGCCGCCGTCGCCGGCGTGGTCGACGGCTCGGTCAGCGGCGTGCGGGTGGTCAAGGGCTTCGGCCAGGAGGAGCAGGAGACCGGCAAGCTCCGCGCGGTCGGCCGGCGGCTCTTCGCGGGACGGCTGCGCACCATCCGCCTGAACTCCGCCTACACCCCCGCCCTCCAGGCCGTGCCCGCCCTCGGCCAGGTCGCCATGCTCGCCCTCGGCGGCTGGCTGGCCGTGCGCGGCCACATCACCCTCGGCACCTTCGTCGCCTTCTCCACCTACCTCGCCCAGCTCGTCGGCCCGGTCCGGATGCTCGCCATGGTCCTCACCGTCGGCCAGCAGGCCCGCGCGAGCACCGAACGCGTCCTGGAACTGATCGACACCGAGCCGACCCTGGCCGACGGCGCCCGGGACCTGCCCGCCGACGCGCCCGCCACCGTCGAGTTCGACGACGTCTCCTTCGGCTACGACCCCGGCCGGCCCGTCGTCGACGGCCTCTCCTTCGAGATCCGGGCGGGCGAGACCCTCGCCGTCGTCGGCGCCTCCGGCTCCGGCAAGTCCACCCTCTCCCTGCTCCTGCCGCGCTTCTACGACGCCACCCACGGCGCCGTCCTGGTCGGCGGCCACGACGTGCGCGAACTGACCCTGGACTCGCTGCGCGCCGCCATCGGCCTCGTCCCGGAGGACTCCTTCCTCTTCTCCGACACCGTGCGCGCCAACATCGCCTACGGCCGCCCCGGAGCGAGCGACGAGGAGGTCGAGGCCGCCGCCCGCGCCGCCCAGGCGCACGACTTCATCACCGGCCTGCCCGAGGGCTACGCCACCACCGTCGGCGAACACGGCCTCACCCTCTCCGGCGGGCAGCGCCAGCGCGTCGCGCTCGCCCGCGCCCTCCTCACCGACCCCCGCCTGCTCGTCCTCGACGACGCCACCTCCGCCGTCGACGCCCGCGTCGAGCACGAGATCCACGAGGCGCTGCGCCAGGTCATGCGGGGCCGCACCACGCTGCTCATCGCGCACCGCCGCTCCACCCTGAACCTTGCCGACCGCATCGCCGTCCTCGACCACGGCCGCCTCGCCGACCTCGGCACCCACGAGGAGCTTCAGGAGCGCTGCGCCCTCTACCGGAGCCTGCTCACCGACCCCGACGAACTCGGCGGCGTCTCCCCGGGCCACGTCCCGCCCGCCGCGGCCCGCGAGGACGCCCGCACGGAGGCGCCCCCGCTCGCCCGCGTCGAGGAGTGGGGGAGCGGCGCGGCGGACGCCGGGTACGACGCCGAGCGCGGGATCACCCCCCGGCTGTGGACCGGCGACCGGGAGCCGCGCGACCCCGCCCTCGACGGCACCCCGGCCACCCCCGAACTCCTCGCCCAGGTGGCGGCCCTGCCCCCGGCGGCCGACACCCCGGACGTCGACGAGGAACGGGCGATGCGCGCGGAGGAGTCGTACGGGCTGCGCAGGCTGCTGCGCGGCTTCCGCACCCCGCTGCTGTTCTGCCTCGCGCTGGTCGCCGTCGACGCGGGGATGGGCCTGCTGCTGCCGGTGCTGATCCGGCACGGCATCGACCAGGGCGTCAGCCGGCTCGCGCTCGGCGCGGTGTGGGCGGCGGCCCTGCTCGGGCTGCTCGCCGTGCTCGCCCAGTGGGCCGCGCAGACCGGCGAGATCCGGATGACCGGCCGGACCGGTGAACGCGTCCTGTACTCGCTGCGCCTGAAGATCTTCGCCCAGCTCCAACGGCTCGGCCTCGACTACTACGAGCGCGAGCTGACCGGCCGGATCATGACCCGGATGACGACGGACGTGGACGCGCTGTCGACGTTCCTCCAGACGGGCCTGGTCACCGCCTTCGTCTCGGTCGTCACCTTCTTCGGCATCATGGTCGCCCTGCTCGTGATCGACGTGCAGCTCGCGCTGGTCGTCTTCGCCACGCTGCCGCCGCTGATCGTCGCCACCTACTTCTTCCGCCGGGCCAGCGTGAAGGCGTACGAACTCGCCCGGGAGCGGGTCTCCGGGGTCAACGCCGACCTCCAGGAGTCCGTGGCGGGGCTGCGCATCGTGCAGGCGTTCCGCCGCGAGGACGAGGGGCGGCGGCGCTTCGCCGAGCGCAGCGACGGCTACCGGCGGGCCCGCATCCGCGGCCAGTGGCTGATCTCGGTGTACTTCCCGTTCGTGCAGCTCCTCTCCTCGGGCGCCGCGGCGGCCGTGCTGATCGTGGGCGGCGGCCGGGTCGAGGCGGCGACCCTGACCACCGGCGCGCTGGTGGCGTACCTGCTCTACATCGACCTGTTCTTCGCGCCGGTACAGCAGCTCTCCCAGGTCTTCGACGGCTACCAGCAGGCGTCCGTCTCGCTGCGCCGCATCCAGGAACTGCTGCGCGAGCCCGCCTCCACCCGGCCGCCGGAGCGGCCCGTCGAGGTCGGCGCGCTGCGCGGCGAGATCGCCTTCGAGGACGTCAGCTTCGCCTACGGCGACGGGGAGGAGGCACTCACCGGGATCGACCTGCGCATCCCGGCCGGGCAGACCGTCGCCTTCGTCGGCGAGACCGGCGCCGGCAAGTCCACCCTGGTCAA
This genomic window contains:
- a CDS encoding ABC transporter ATP-binding protein translates to MVAQPGWVRRLAGYAWRNPKDVVLALGASLAGMAVMALVPLITKVIIDDVIGGDRSMAVWAGLLGAAAAAVYVLTYIRRYYGGRLALDVQHDLRTDMYGTITRLDGRRQDELSTGQVVGRATSDLQLIQGLLFMLPMTIGNVLLFLISLVIMAWLSPPLTLVALGVAPALWFIARRSRSRLHPATWYAQAQAAAVAGVVDGSVSGVRVVKGFGQEEQETGKLRAVGRRLFAGRLRTIRLNSAYTPALQAVPALGQVAMLALGGWLAVRGHITLGTFVAFSTYLAQLVGPVRMLAMVLTVGQQARASTERVLELIDTEPTLADGARDLPADAPATVEFDDVSFGYDPGRPVVDGLSFEIRAGETLAVVGASGSGKSTLSLLLPRFYDATHGAVLVGGHDVRELTLDSLRAAIGLVPEDSFLFSDTVRANIAYGRPGASDEEVEAAARAAQAHDFITGLPEGYATTVGEHGLTLSGGQRQRVALARALLTDPRLLVLDDATSAVDARVEHEIHEALRQVMRGRTTLLIAHRRSTLNLADRIAVLDHGRLADLGTHEELQERCALYRSLLTDPDELGGVSPGHVPPAAAREDARTEAPPLARVEEWGSGAADAGYDAERGITPRLWTGDREPRDPALDGTPATPELLAQVAALPPAADTPDVDEERAMRAEESYGLRRLLRGFRTPLLFCLALVAVDAGMGLLLPVLIRHGIDQGVSRLALGAVWAAALLGLLAVLAQWAAQTGEIRMTGRTGERVLYSLRLKIFAQLQRLGLDYYERELTGRIMTRMTTDVDALSTFLQTGLVTAFVSVVTFFGIMVALLVIDVQLALVVFATLPPLIVATYFFRRASVKAYELARERVSGVNADLQESVAGLRIVQAFRREDEGRRRFAERSDGYRRARIRGQWLISVYFPFVQLLSSGAAAAVLIVGGGRVEAATLTTGALVAYLLYIDLFFAPVQQLSQVFDGYQQASVSLRRIQELLREPASTRPPERPVEVGALRGEIAFEDVSFAYGDGEEALTGIDLRIPAGQTVAFVGETGAGKSTLVKLVARFYDPTGGRVTADGRDLRDLDLTGYRHRLGVVPQETYLFPGTVRDAIAYGRPGATDAEVEAAARAVGAHEMIAGLTGGYLHEVAERGRNLSAGQRQLIALARAELVDPDVLLLDEATAALDLATEAQVNLATDRLAGRRTTLVVAHRLTTAARADRVVVMDRGRVAEDGTHDELLALDGRYARLWRTFTGAAGPEEPVGAVR